Proteins found in one Miscanthus floridulus cultivar M001 chromosome 4, ASM1932011v1, whole genome shotgun sequence genomic segment:
- the LOC136549578 gene encoding LOW QUALITY PROTEIN: uncharacterized protein (The sequence of the model RefSeq protein was modified relative to this genomic sequence to represent the inferred CDS: deleted 1 base in 1 codon; substituted 1 base at 1 genomic stop codon), with protein sequence MKRKRKRKERERQAEELIFSKVLSPVDVGKLDQLVLPKQHAERLFELDAAAANDKDGEDPEYIFEDRSGKPWRFRCSYWILMRYILTKEWGDFVKEKCLDAGDTVSFYRSAGAGKAARAGQGHLLIDYTRKGDCKKDFRLRLHPDPDPAPRTTEAARGIRXLRISILQLPKHPVQQSDSFLQPFPTAPPRPPSQLPLATPTARIELTDPYSPFHLQSSIRRLFQQLVHVRGHQHLVMLSAPPNAQAPLSDAWYQTLKYLTSNAQECLQYVYYKMVLTIHGNGESHKKEWSKVSASSSKMTSATTSPSQFHCGEELRILSTIETLEGSIHHIREICGANLNNCRIMVSLSPSIMYCILLCRGILGIMSISGAEDTNEKQELPVFAFDDLSCHDKVTRVKAQRIPAGVAEPIYLLLTAIRHLLYLDLSGCNGLTQLPASLGNLHNLAALNLSCCSSLHILPPSVGSLQNLQILVLSCCQKLKNLPESICESSKLRLLDLSGCSSLETLPDSFVNLGHLEILNLSECKRLKQLPQPFGSLQGLKSMNLSGCHGVDLDVECVSKLANLKYLTLSTHISTQCFSYSFRHLGNWLDMSRWWRKNQIHLHCYPKAAVLHLYTSHKQSIINKLLCHGSDNDDATADQIVTSICIVGESGMGKSELVHQIYNDQMILEAFDLRIWVYMCDKKRLLGKIVEFTTCSHYSDAPITVLEEIVIEELTGKRLLLVLDDSDVKSQYFWNDLWILLNVCAKGSALIVTTKSKEVANLVGAMQTYQLSSLSKEECFMIFKGHVLSGLDVNFNAELESVAWKIVEKCGGNALCVKALSGLFCHSEIGFSEIDMLVGGILPALRLCYNLLPAHLQQCFKFCSLFPRDYIFIRNHIIRLWIAQGFVFPEESSQPEDIGLHYFDELFCRSFFQRSPFHNDQEDKFVMHELFHDLALSFSKDECFRCEKPFCSLPENISHLSLVLSDFKTVAPSMEVRNLQSFLVVRRSFPVVKIFGLDDLCLKSRFLRSLDLSYTDILELPSSIRNMKHLRLLALNNTKINGLPFEIGQVTTLQTLELKDCCHLINLPRSTSSLTNLRHLDVRNEQGNVQVGMPHGIGQLTDLQTLAVFYVGNNLLHCSIGELKNLNGLRGHVHTTGLENIEKADDAREANIANKHFLQALTLEWSYSDEDMDDDFGKEIGYVILQNLQPNSKLQQLIIRNYPSDLFPVWMQDSYLCKLVSVTLDNCHECNELPCLGDLPSLKNLFIQRMNLIQSFGINRNSLATERIYSPRFPSLEVLTLSEMYSLQFWVATSEGDYPRLCRLSISRCPKLISLPRLNSLVHLSFHFGGPVLPSFSELPLLESLKIEGFQKINFISFPRQMKTLRKLEISDCKELLSVYAYSLSVSELQVVRCPKLDFVGNLMEDRLEQLAVGSRNSSTRRRSIVLKVMTYTDLHDDGWNWKIYHEKNISGSKFSRSYCRCINSGCSATKILQPNDNDPNTLSAM encoded by the exons atgaagaggaagaggaagaggaaggagagggagCGCCAGGCGGAGGAACTTATTTTCAGCAAGGTGCTGTCGCCGGTGGACGTGGGGAAGCTGGACCAGTTGGTGCTCCCGAAACAACACGCGGAGAGGCTCTTCGAACTGGACGCGGCGGCGGCCAACGACAAGGACGGGGAGGACCCCGAGTACATCTTCGAGGACCGCTCTGGCAAGCCATGGCGCTTCCGTTGCTCCTACTGGATCCTTATGAGGTACATCTTGACCAAGGAATGGGGCGACTTCGTCAAGGAGAAGTGCCTCGATGCGGGGGACACTGTCTCCTTCTACCGTAGTGCCGGTGCCGGCAAGGCCGCCAGAGCAGGACAGGGCCACCTCTTAATCGACTACACGCGCAAAGGCGACTGCAAGAAGGACTTCCGTCTCCGTCTCCATCCAGATCCAGATCCAGCCCCCAGGACTACCGAAGCAGCCCGTGGAATCCGATAGCTTC GCATATCGATCCTGCAGTTACCTAAGCATCCCGTGCAACAATCCGATAGCTTTCTGCAACCATTTCCTacggcgccgccgcggccgccgtcgCAGCTTCCTCTAGCAACTCCCACGGCCAGGATAGAGCTGACTGATCCCTACTCGCCTTTCCATCTCCAAAGCTCCATCAGGCGGCTCTTTCAGCAGCTTGTCCATGTCAGGGGACACCAACACCTCGTCATGCTCAGTGCCCCCCCCAATGCGCAAGCACCGCTGTCTGATGCTTGGTATCAAACCTTAAAATATTTGACATCCAATGCCCAAGAGTGCCTCCAGTATGTCTACTACAAGATGGTCCTCACCATACATGGGAATGGAGAAAGCCACAAGAAGGAATGGTCTAAGGTGTCAGCGAGTTCATCCAAAATGACATCTGCAACTACAAGCCCCTCCCAGTTTCATTGTGGGGAGGAACTAAGGATCTTGTCAACCATTGAGACACTAGAGGGTTCCATACATCATATTCGTGAAATATGTGGTGCCAATCTTAACAACTGCCGAATAATGGTATCTCTTAGCCCTTCAATCATGTATTGCATCCTCTTGTGTCGTGGTATTTTAGGCATTATGAGCATATCTGGTGCCGAGGATACCAATGAGAAACAGGAACTTCCAGTGTTTGCTTTTGATGATCTGTCTTGTCATGACAAGGTAACTAGAGTGAAAGCACAGAGAATACCAGCAGGCGTGGCTGAACCTATATACTTGCTGCTAACAGCTATAAGACATCTTCTGTATTTGGATCTCTCAGGTTGCAATGGGCTTACACAACTGCCAGCTTCCCTTGGCAACCTTCATAATCTCGCTGCACTCAACCTCTCTTGCTGTTCTTCTCTTCACATATTACCACCATCAGTAGGAAGCCTGCAGAACTTGCAGATTCTTGTTCTTTCATGCTGCCAGAAGCTAAAGAATCTCCCAGAATCAATTTGTGAGTCTTCCAAGCTCAGATTGTTGGATTTGTCTGGCTGCTCCAGTCTTGAaactttgcctgattcttttgtCAACCTTGGTCATTTAGAGATTCTAAACCTATCAGAATGCAAAAGACTGAAACAGCTTCCACAACCATTTGGCAGCCTTCAGGGACTGAAGTCCATGAATTTATCAGGCTGTCATGGAGTGGacttggatgttgaatgtgtatCTAAGCTTGCAAATTTGAAGTACCTAACGCTGTCAACCCATATAAGTACCCAATGTTTTTCTTATTCCTTTCGACATCTTGGAAACTGGCTGGACATGTCAAGATGGTGGAGGAAGAACCAGATCCATCTTCACTGCTACCCGAAG GCTGCTGTTCTGCATCTGTATACGTCTCACAAGCAAAGTATCATTAACAAGTTACTGTGTCATGGTTcagataatgatgatgctactgCTGACCAGATAGTCACTTCTATTTGCATAGTTGGTGAAAGTGGCATGGGCAAATCTGAGCTGGTCCATCAAATTTACAATGATCAAATGATTTTGGAAGCTTTTGATTTGAGAATATGGGTATACATGTGTGATAAAAAGAGGCTATTAGGGAAAATAGTAGAGTTTACAACTTGTTCCCATTACAGTGATGCCCCAATCACCGTTCTCGAAGAAATTGTAATAGAGGAACTTACTGGAAAGAGGCTGTTACTTGTACTGGATGATTCGGATGTCAAGAGCCAATATTTCTGGAATGATTTATGGATACTACTAAATGTTTGTGCGAAAGGAAGCGCTCTCATTGTAACCACTAAGAGCAAGGAAGTCGCTAACCTGGTCGGAGCAATGCAAACCTATCAATTGAGTTCTCTATCCAAAGAAGAATGCTTTATGATTTTCAAGGGACATGTACTCAGTGGTTTAGATGTGAATTTTAACGCTGAGTTAGAATCTGTTGCCTGGAAGATTGTTGAGAAATGTGGTGGTAATGCACTGTGTGTAAAAGCACTAAGTGGGTTGTTTTGTCATTCTGAGATTGGCTTTTCTGAAATTGATATGCTTGTTGGTGGTATCTTGCCAGCATTAAGACTTTGTTACAATCTTTTGCCAGCACACCTGCAGCAGTGCTTCAAATTTTGTTCTCTATTCCCCAGAGATTATATTTTTATCAGGAATCACATCATCCGATTATGGATAGCTCAAGGTTTTGTCTTCCCTGAAGAAAGTAGTCAGCCAGAAGATATTGGCCTTCATTATTTTGATGAGTTGTTCTGCAGATCATTTTTTCAGCGTTCTCCCTTTCATAATGACCAAGAAGATAAGTTTGTTATGCATGAGCTGTTTCATGATCTAGCACTGTCTTTTTCAAAGGATGAATGCTTTAGGTGTGAGAAACCCTTCTGCAGCTTACCTGAAAACATTTCCCACCTATCCCTTGTCCTTTCAGATTTTAAGACTGTTGCACCTTCTATGGAAGTTAGAAATCTGCAGTCATTTTTGGTTGTCAGGAGATCTTTCCCAGttgtgaaaatttttggtttgGATGACCTTTGTTTAAAAAGTAGATTCTTAAGGTCATTGGATTTGAGCTATACAGACATTCTAGAGCTTCCAAGTTCTATTAGGAACATGAAACACTTGCGGCTCTTGGCTCTCAACAACACAAAGATCAATGGCCTTCCTTTTGAGATAGGACAGGTAACCACTCTGCAAACATTGGAACTCAAGGATTGTTGCCATCTCATTAACTTACCAAGAAGTACAAGCAGTTTAACAAACCTGCGACACCTTGATGTGCGAAATGAACAAGGCAATGTACAAGTTGGCATGCCTCATGGTATTGGACAGCTGACTGATCTCCAAACGTTGGCAGTATTTTACGTTGGGAATAATTTATTGCATTGTTCAATTGGGGAGTTGAAGAATCTTAATGGACTAAGAGGACATGTTCATACTACAGGGCTTGAGAATATTGAGAAAGCTGATGATGCCAGAgaagcaaatatagccaacaagCACTTCCTACAAGCTCTGACGTTGGAATGGTCTTACAGTGATGAAGACATGGATGATGATTTTGGCAAAGAAATTGGTTATGTGATTCTTCAAAATCTTCAACCAAATAGCAAGCTTCAGCAGCTTATCATTCGAAATTATCCTAGTGATCTCTTTCCTGTCTGGATGCAGGACTCTTACCTCTGCAAGCTTGTCTCAGTTACACTTGATAACTGCCATGAGTGTAATGAGCTTCCATGCCTCGGTGACCTGCCATCCCTTAAAAATCTCTTCATACAGAGAATGAATCTTATACAAAGCTTTGGCATTAATAGAAATTCTTTGGCCACTGAAAGAATATACTCTCCAAGATTCCCATCACTGGAGGTATTAACGTTAAGTGAGATGTATAGCTTGCAGTTTTGGGTTGCCACAAGTGAAGGGGATTATCCACGGCTTTGCCGTCTTTCAATTAGTAGGTGCCCAAAACTCATAAGTTTGCCTCGCCTTAATTCCCTAGTGCATCTTTCATTTCATTTTGGTGGACCAGTACTGCCATCCTTCTCAGAACTTCCACTGCTTGAGTCGCTGAAGATTGAAGGTTTCCAAAAGATTAATTTTATTAGTTTCCCACGTCAAATGAAGACCTTGAGGAAGTTGGAAATTAGTGACTGCAAAGAACTGCTATCTGTGTATGCTTATTCATTATCTGTTTCAGAATTACAAGTGGTCAGGTGCCCGAAACTTGATTTTGTTGGAAATTTGATGGAGGACCGTCTTGAGCAGCTAGCGGTTGGTTCAAG GAATAGTTCGACAAGGAGGAGGTCTATAGTGCTAAAAGTTATGACATACACAGATCTCCACGATGATGGTTGGAATTGGAAAATTTATCATGAGAAGAATATATCTGGATCTAAATTTTCAAG GTCTTACTGCAGATGCATTAACTCAGGATGCAGTGCAACGAAGATTTTGCAGCCCAACGACAATGATCCCAACACACTGTCTGCCatgtag